A genomic stretch from Candidatus Tanganyikabacteria bacterium includes:
- a CDS encoding enoyl-[acyl-carrier-protein] reductase codes for MLAIDLTGKRAFVAGVADDAGFGFAIAKALAEAGATVCLGTWPPALGIFSKLLGRGKLDESLALAGGGKLEFERIYPLDAEFDTYEDMPGHLREDRRYAEYGDVSLDGLVKRLEADFGSPALDIVVHSLANGPEVKKDLVDTSRRGYLAAVSISAYSNVALVSRLGPLMRPGGSFVSLTYMASERAIPGYGGGMSTAKAALESDTRVLAWEAGRRWGHRVNVISAGPLASRAATAIGFIEKMIAYAKVNSPLPEALDAREVATTAAFLCSPLAGGITGSIVYVDKGFHAMGLATEWPAVMDAPAPAPAV; via the coding sequence ATGTTAGCCATCGATCTCACCGGCAAGCGCGCCTTTGTGGCGGGAGTCGCCGACGACGCGGGTTTCGGCTTCGCCATCGCCAAGGCGCTCGCCGAGGCGGGAGCGACGGTGTGCTTGGGCACCTGGCCCCCGGCGCTGGGCATCTTCTCGAAGCTCCTCGGCCGCGGGAAACTTGACGAGTCGCTGGCGCTGGCGGGCGGCGGCAAGCTGGAGTTCGAGCGCATCTACCCGCTGGACGCGGAGTTCGACACCTACGAGGACATGCCCGGACACCTGCGCGAGGACCGGCGCTACGCCGAGTACGGCGACGTGAGCCTGGACGGCCTGGTCAAGCGGCTGGAGGCCGATTTCGGTTCGCCGGCCCTGGATATCGTGGTCCACAGCCTGGCCAACGGCCCGGAGGTCAAGAAGGACCTGGTCGACACCAGCCGGCGCGGCTACCTGGCGGCCGTGAGCATCAGCGCCTACTCCAACGTGGCCCTCGTTTCTCGCCTGGGACCGCTCATGCGCCCGGGCGGCTCGTTCGTGTCCCTCACCTACATGGCTTCCGAGCGGGCGATCCCGGGCTACGGGGGCGGCATGTCGACCGCCAAGGCCGCCCTGGAGAGCGACACGCGCGTGCTGGCCTGGGAGGCCGGGCGTCGCTGGGGGCACCGGGTCAACGTCATCTCGGCCGGCCCCCTGGCCAGCCGGGCCGCCACGGCCATCGGCTTCATCGAGAAGATGATCGCCTACGCCAAGGTCAACTCGCCCCTACCCGAAGCCCTGGACGCCAGGGAGGTCGCCACCACCGCGGCGTTCCTCTGCAGCCCCCTGGCCGGCGGCATCACCGGGTCGATCGTCTACGTCGACAAGGGCTTCCACGCGATGGGCCTCGCCACCGAGTGGCCGGCGGTGATGGACGCGCCGGCTCCGGCGCCCGCGGTCTGA
- a CDS encoding M28 family peptidase — MQRRVWAIGLAVAGSVGCGTFSPAYQTGGGGLRTFNDPPPIEIDARAAHAHAAFLSAPELKGRDSASEGDHEATRYAEEYLKGLGFATARQDFTHWSFKGTAQNLIALVPGKSADKFVVIGAHKDHIGIGWSGKVYPGANDNAGGSAGVLEVGAALKRRIDRGDRPEPSVLLMLFSGEEKGLVGSTYYTKNPGVPTADGKLSPIGLKQIKGMVALDVIANGQPDKFDTDTAGATSPELRAEIERLAARYRMTTQFRSFVEHRPHGVHAQELPPGATSDHAAFRRAGIQAVLFYAEPLHKYLHHPDDTVQERDRFQKDPDNVFNDAKLAKLAQLGLDQALAWGTGRK, encoded by the coding sequence ATGCAAAGAAGAGTTTGGGCAATCGGGCTGGCGGTGGCCGGGTCCGTCGGGTGCGGCACCTTCTCGCCAGCGTATCAGACGGGCGGAGGCGGCCTGCGCACCTTCAACGATCCGCCGCCGATCGAGATCGACGCCAGGGCCGCGCACGCCCACGCCGCCTTCCTGTCGGCTCCGGAGCTCAAGGGCCGCGACTCGGCGTCGGAGGGCGATCACGAAGCCACGCGCTACGCCGAGGAGTACCTGAAGGGACTGGGCTTCGCCACGGCCCGGCAGGACTTCACGCACTGGTCGTTCAAGGGCACCGCACAGAACCTCATCGCCTTGGTCCCGGGCAAGTCGGCCGACAAGTTCGTGGTGATCGGGGCGCACAAGGACCACATCGGTATCGGCTGGAGCGGCAAGGTCTACCCCGGCGCCAACGACAACGCCGGCGGCAGCGCGGGCGTCCTGGAAGTCGGCGCCGCGCTCAAGCGCCGCATCGACCGGGGAGATCGCCCCGAGCCCAGCGTGCTCCTGATGCTGTTCTCGGGCGAGGAGAAGGGCCTGGTCGGCTCGACCTACTACACCAAGAATCCCGGCGTCCCCACCGCCGATGGCAAATTGAGCCCCATCGGCCTCAAGCAGATCAAGGGGATGGTGGCCCTGGACGTCATCGCCAACGGCCAGCCCGACAAGTTCGATACCGATACCGCCGGCGCCACGTCTCCCGAGCTCCGGGCCGAAATAGAGCGATTGGCCGCCCGGTACCGCATGACCACGCAATTCCGGTCCTTCGTCGAGCACCGCCCCCACGGCGTCCATGCGCAGGAGCTGCCGCCCGGCGCCACGAGCGACCACGCGGCGTTCCGCCGCGCCGGCATCCAGGCGGTGCTCTTCTACGCCGAGCCGCTGCACAAGTACCTGCACCACCCCGACGACACGGTCCAGGAGCGCGATCGCTTCCAGAAGGATCCCGACAACGTCTTCAACGACGCCAAGTTGGCCAAGCTCGCCCAGCTGGGGTTGGATCAAGCCCTGGCTTGGGGTACTGGAAGAAAGTGA
- a CDS encoding gamma-glutamylcyclotransferase, giving the protein MLEGARFVAEARTAPRYELLDLGAFPAMADGGKTAVAGEVYAVPPDLLPVLDRYEDCPHLYRRVAIDLADGSKALAYLVRRERLAPRFAPIPGGDWLARG; this is encoded by the coding sequence ATGCTGGAAGGCGCCCGCTTCGTGGCCGAGGCGCGCACGGCTCCCCGCTACGAACTTCTCGACCTCGGGGCATTCCCCGCCATGGCCGACGGGGGGAAAACGGCGGTGGCTGGCGAGGTGTACGCGGTGCCGCCCGATCTGCTGCCCGTGCTCGACCGCTACGAGGACTGCCCGCACCTTTATCGCCGTGTGGCCATAGACCTGGCGGACGGTTCGAAGGCCCTGGCCTACCTGGTGCGGCGCGAGCGACTGGCGCCGCGCTTTGCGCCGATCCCAGGCGGAGACTGGCTGGCGCGCGGGTGA
- a CDS encoding DMT family transporter, with protein sequence MTETARGRLLVLGAALCWSFGGLGIKLVEADAWAIAGWRSLFALPVLALALHVFGGRGGRVPAAQVLRRPLVWAAAASYALMIVSFVGAAKLTTAANAIFLEYTAPIYVSLLSWRLLRERLRPVDWIAVASSVCGMALLLGEGVAPSAREGNLLGVVSGIAFAGLPLFLRLDQLAVARERGTAELAAVAPVWAIGLGNVLAVLASLPLAQHGPARPFDWVVLALLGVFQIGVAYLLYAAGVRRVRALEATLVAEIEPVLNPVWVALGTGEVPGGLAVAGGTLILGAVALQAGSFSKRAALS encoded by the coding sequence ATGACCGAGACCGCCCGCGGCCGCCTCCTCGTGCTGGGAGCGGCTCTGTGCTGGAGTTTCGGGGGACTTGGCATCAAGCTGGTCGAGGCTGACGCCTGGGCGATCGCCGGCTGGCGCTCGCTTTTCGCCCTGCCAGTGCTGGCCCTCGCCCTGCACGTCTTCGGCGGGCGCGGCGGCCGGGTGCCGGCCGCGCAGGTCCTGCGCCGGCCCCTGGTGTGGGCGGCGGCCGCCTCCTACGCCCTGATGATCGTGTCCTTCGTGGGCGCGGCGAAGCTCACGACCGCGGCCAACGCCATCTTTCTCGAGTACACCGCGCCGATCTACGTGTCGCTGCTCTCCTGGCGGTTGCTGCGCGAGCGCCTGCGGCCGGTCGACTGGATCGCGGTGGCATCGAGCGTTTGCGGCATGGCGTTGCTGCTAGGCGAAGGCGTCGCGCCGTCCGCCCGGGAGGGGAACCTCCTGGGCGTGGTGTCCGGAATCGCGTTTGCCGGCTTGCCGCTGTTTCTGCGCCTCGATCAACTGGCGGTGGCCCGCGAGCGGGGAACCGCCGAACTGGCGGCCGTGGCGCCGGTCTGGGCCATCGGCCTCGGGAACGTCCTGGCCGTGCTCGCCAGCCTGCCGTTGGCGCAGCATGGTCCCGCGCGGCCGTTCGACTGGGTGGTCCTGGCGCTGCTGGGCGTCTTCCAGATAGGCGTGGCCTACCTGCTCTACGCGGCCGGGGTCCGGCGCGTGCGCGCCCTGGAGGCCACGCTGGTGGCCGAGATAGAACCGGTGCTCAATCCCGTCTGGGTAGCGCTGGGCACCGGCGAGGTGCCGGGCGGGCTGGCGGTGGCCGGCGGAACGCTCATCCTCGGCGCGGTGGCGCTTCAGGCCGGAAGTTTCAGCAAGCGGGCGGCATTGTCGTAG
- a CDS encoding amidohydrolase family protein — protein sequence MARFKNLQDLARLPWFEAADEGRVALRDRGIGPVVDMHTHLALGYVRPFQVDLGVRHACTEHYLPVHNPLDFEVYVNRNFTRAQLGGMKRDLTMRSFGPGGMRRTHTAANLVAEMDEMGIAHSVLLPIDLPGISDNAGVYLAAAAGQSRLVGFGSVHPYSLAPEKRLREQVARGARGIKLHPAVQMVRPDDPRAGRLYRVCGEHGVPVLWHCGPVGIEPVVGRFLSLVRWYERPIAENPGTTFILGHSGALQAERALELCHRYPNVVLELSSQGLSWVRTILTQADPERVVYGSDWPFYHQAIALAKILLATEDRPDLRRKVLYDNAARLLKLPA from the coding sequence ATGGCTCGCTTCAAGAACCTGCAAGACCTGGCGCGCCTCCCGTGGTTCGAAGCCGCGGACGAGGGGCGGGTCGCGCTGCGCGATCGCGGCATCGGACCGGTCGTGGACATGCACACGCACCTGGCCTTGGGCTACGTGCGGCCGTTCCAGGTCGATCTCGGCGTCCGGCACGCGTGCACCGAGCACTACCTGCCGGTTCACAACCCGCTCGATTTCGAGGTCTACGTCAACCGCAACTTCACCCGGGCGCAGCTTGGGGGGATGAAGCGGGACCTGACGATGCGGTCCTTCGGGCCCGGCGGGATGCGCCGTACCCACACCGCGGCCAACCTCGTGGCCGAGATGGACGAAATGGGCATCGCCCACTCGGTCCTGCTGCCGATCGACCTGCCGGGAATCTCCGACAACGCCGGTGTGTACCTGGCGGCGGCCGCGGGGCAATCCCGACTGGTGGGCTTCGGCAGCGTGCACCCGTACAGCCTGGCTCCCGAGAAGCGGCTCCGCGAGCAGGTGGCCAGGGGCGCGCGGGGCATCAAGCTCCATCCCGCGGTGCAGATGGTGCGGCCCGACGATCCCCGCGCGGGGCGCCTGTACCGGGTCTGCGGCGAGCACGGCGTGCCGGTGCTCTGGCACTGCGGCCCGGTGGGCATCGAGCCCGTCGTGGGCCGCTTCCTATCGCTGGTGCGCTGGTACGAGCGGCCCATTGCCGAGAATCCGGGCACGACGTTCATCCTGGGGCACTCGGGCGCACTGCAGGCGGAGCGGGCCCTGGAGCTTTGCCATCGCTACCCCAACGTGGTCCTGGAACTCTCGAGCCAGGGGCTCTCCTGGGTGCGGACCATCCTGACCCAGGCCGATCCGGAGCGCGTCGTGTACGGCTCGGACTGGCCGTTCTACCACCAGGCGATCGCCCTCGCGAAGATCCTGCTGGCCACCGAGGATCGCCCGGATCTGCGCCGCAAGGTGCTCTACGACAATGCCGCCCGCTTGCTGAAACTTCCGGCCTGA
- a CDS encoding prepilin-type N-terminal cleavage/methylation domain-containing protein, giving the protein MIRKTRAGFTLIEVTLAIVIGVIIIAGAVLVYNQAKASAGNSRAQSKVSALQQLIEESASANAGQYPSRLDDINVWWKKKRPDDWNKSPWGGVIGTDFKPGDADLGNGVANRTETDKFQFTGFATHPASGSAADAQKAPHPTMVGGMVYDYDQENKTWSYGTAFSAGDLSTHGRKTVKGYAVYICDQTGAFPYFVSGGKP; this is encoded by the coding sequence GTGATTCGAAAAACTCGCGCTGGCTTCACGCTCATCGAAGTCACCCTCGCCATCGTCATCGGCGTCATCATCATCGCCGGCGCCGTCCTGGTCTACAACCAGGCCAAGGCGTCAGCCGGCAACTCGCGAGCACAGTCCAAGGTCAGCGCGCTCCAGCAGCTGATCGAGGAGTCGGCCAGCGCCAACGCCGGGCAGTACCCGTCGCGCCTGGACGACATCAACGTCTGGTGGAAGAAGAAGCGGCCCGACGACTGGAACAAGAGCCCGTGGGGCGGCGTGATCGGCACCGACTTCAAGCCAGGCGACGCCGACCTGGGCAACGGCGTGGCCAACCGCACCGAGACCGACAAGTTCCAGTTCACTGGCTTCGCCACCCACCCGGCCTCGGGGAGCGCGGCAGACGCCCAGAAGGCGCCGCATCCGACGATGGTGGGCGGGATGGTGTACGACTACGACCAGGAGAACAAGACCTGGTCGTACGGCACGGCGTTCTCGGCCGGCGACCTGTCCACCCATGGGCGCAAGACCGTGAAGGGCTATGCCGTCTACATCTGCGACCAGACCGGCGCGTTCCCCTATTTCGTCAGCGGCGGCAAGCCGTGA